The following is a genomic window from Archangium lipolyticum.
GACGCTGCGGGGGACATCGCGTACCAGACAGCCCCCACGCTGGAAGGGCCGCCGTCCCCACGTCGGGGGCTTCCTGCCCTCAAGCTCCTAGAACAGATCCGCTCGCCCGAGATTCCCTATTACCTCGGGTGGCTGAACTACTGGTCGCCCGCTGCCGCAGAAGCCATCGGCTTCCCGGACCCGGCCCGCGACGCGGAGCTGTTGTCGCGCTCACGGCGCACGGCGTTGGGAGGGTGGGTTGTGCAGCTCACCGATGCGCCGCTCGACCTGGACAACCCCGCTCACCTGGACGCGCTCAAACGGGCCTACGAGCGTTTCCCAGAGATTGGCGGACGCTCCACCCATTGAGGCTCGGCACAGCTCGCGCTGGCCGTGCTCAGGGCCCCTTCGCTTTGCCCTCGGGGAACGTGACGGTCCCAAGGGTGACGGTGCGCGGCCCGGTTGCCTCCCACAGCTTGAGAGTGCAGGGGCAGCCGAGCTGCGCGCGCTCCCCCTCGATGCCCACCACGATGGCACCGGCCCCATTCGCGGGAATGGGCGCCTCTTGCCACCGGGCAAGCTCCACCTCTTCCCCCGCCTTGTCTACCAGCGCCGCCCCTGCGAGCGTCCAGGGCTCGGCACCGGGGTTCTTGAGGGCCAGTCGCGCAGCCACGCTCACCGGGCGGGTCTCGTCGCTGAGCGTGTAACTGAAGCTCTTCGTCACTTCCAACCCAAGCGCGTTTCCCGGCTGCTCCCTCACCGACCCGACGAGCGCCTGCGATGTGATGGTCCCGGCCCGCTCCAGCCACGCGGCCCCCATGAGCCCGCCCGGCTCTTGACGCTCGGCCAGAAGCCGCGCCTTGTCCTCCTGGCACTGGCGCGCTTCGGCCTGCGCCTCGTCCCTCTCTTTCTCGCACACGTCTGGCGGGCGCGGCTTGCGGAACACCTCCACCCGGCGCGTCCCTCTTGACGCATGACCCACAAGCCAAAAGCTCGCGCTCGCCGGTGCCGCGCCATCCGCGAAGCGCACCGTCACCTTTACCTGCGTGCACCGGACCATCGTGATCACCCAGATCGGTCGATCGTGATCACCTGGATCGGTCATCGTGCTCGGAGCGAAGCGACGCTGACCGGGGACCTACTTCTCCGCAGACTCCTCCTTCCTGCGGGAGGGGCCCTTTAGCATGACCCGATGGGAGTTATGTAGCACCCTGTCGCAAATAGCGTCGGCCACCGTCGGGTCGCCCAGATGGTCGTGCCACTTCGTGGTGGGCAGCTGGCTGGTCATGAGGGTGCTGCGGTTGCCGTACCTGTCCTCGAGAATCTCCAGCATGTCCCTGCGCTCCTGCTCCTCGAGCGGCGCCAGCCCCCAGTCGTCGATGACCAGCACGTCTACCTTGGCCAGACGCGCCAGCACTCGCGCGTACGAGCCGTCCGCGTGTGCCAACGTCAGCTCATCGAAGAGCCGGGGCGCCCTGCGGTAGAGCGCCTTGTAGCCCTTGCGGCACGCGGTCTGCGCCAGCGCGCACGCCAGGTACGTCTTGCCGGTGCCCGTGGCTCCCGTAATCACCACGTTCTGGTGTTCGGCCACCCAGCGGCACGAGCCCAGCTGGCGCACCAGGCTCTTGTCCAGCTCTCGCTTGGGCGCGTAGTCGAGGTCCTCCAGGCTCGCGCTGCTCAGCCGCAGCTTCGCCTCGCGCAGGCAGCGCGCCGTGCGCGCGTTCTCCCGGTGCAGCCACTCGGCGTCCACCAGCATCCCCAGCCGCTCGTCGAAGGACAGCTTCGCCAGCTCGGGGTCCTTCTGCTGCCGCTCCCACTCGGAGGCCAGGGCGGAGAGCTTCAGGGAGTGCAGCTTCTGCATCGTCGGTTCGTTCAGCATGTGCTTGTCCTCGGGTGTGCGGCACCTGCTCGGGTACCGCGGTGTTGGAGCGCCTCGTCGTCGCGCGCCGGCGCACGCAGTGCGACGGCGCGCCCCACACGCACGGGGGGGGGCCCGCCCGCGGCCCCCCCCGCCCCCCCCCCCGCCCCTCACGCACGAGGCTGGTGGGTAGCGTGAGGGTCAGTGGTAGTAGTCGCTGCCGCGCACGTTCTCGTGCGTCTGCGTGGCGGGCTCCGGCTGCACTTCGGCCTTTGGCGGGGCGAGCCGGTCCAGTCCGTTCTGGAGCTGCGCACGTGGCTCGCCACGCGCTCGCCGCGCTGGTACAGCTCCACCGTGGTGGCCGTCACCCGCGCCTCCAGCACCTGGTGCACCAGCGCGTACGGCACCGAGTAGAAGTGGTGGTGCACCTGCACGTGGTAGTCGATGTTGACTCTCACCTGCTTCCACTCGCCGTAGGTGAAGGCCTCGGCCGGTAGCGGCCGCAGCGCCGGCTTGTCCAACCGCTCGAAGAGCTCGCGCCGGCTCGCGTCGTACAGCCTCATCTTCCGGTTGTTGATGTCCTCCAGCAGCTCGCCAATCCGCTCGTTGAGCGCCTCCAGCGAGAAGAAGGTGTGGTGGCGCAGCCGCGCCAGCAGCCAGCGCTGCACCACCAGCACCCCCACCTCCACCTTCGCCTTGCGCGGGCGCGCTGGCAGCACCACCGTGCCGCAGTGCCGCGCGAATTCCTCGTACGTGCGCTGCACTCCCGGCTCGTAGCGGCACGCTCGCGTCACCCCGCTCTTGAGCTGGTCGGGCACCAGCGCTCCCGGCACGCCGCCGAGGTACACGAAACAGCGCTGGTGGCTGGCGATGAAGTCCGGCCCTCGCTGCGTGCGCGTGGCCTCCGCGTACGTGTAGTTGCTGGCCCCCAGCACCGCCACGAACAGCTCCACCTCCACGCGCTCACCCGTCGTCGCGTCCACCAGGTGCGGCTTGTTTCCCGAGTAGTCGACGAAGAGCTTCTCTCCCGCCCGGTGCTCCTGCCTCATGGTGAGCCGGTGTCTGGCCAGCCACTGCCGGTAGTACTCGCAGAACTGCATGTAGCGGTACCCGCCCGGATGCTTCTCCAGGTACTCCAGGTGCAACAGCTCCAGCGTGACGCCGGGCTTCTTTCTCTCCGTGTGGATGTACACCGGGTCGGGCAGGGGCCGCTGGGCCGCGGGCTTCGGCGCGGCCCCATACAGCCGCTCCTCCAACTCCTCCTCCCGCATTTGCTCCACCTGCTCCCAGCACAGCTTCGCCGCCGTGGCGCGTGCCAGCACGCTCCCCACCGCCCCCGCGCTGATTCCCAGGCTGCTGGCCACCTCCCGGTGGCTTCTCTTCTGCACCCACTTCTGCCGTAGCACTTCTCTTATGTGACGCATGGACAGTCGCTCCGTGGCCATCGGCCCTCCTCGCGAAGGGCCGTCGACGAATGCCGTCCAGCGTGCTCGCTCGGCTTGCCCGCCCTCCCGCGCCTGGTGCTACCAGCCGACGGGCCCAGTAGGGCGAACCACCTGACCTCCAACGTAGTCTTCGGGCCCATTGGCCCGCTGAGCACGATGGCCGATCCCGGTGATCACGATGCGCCGATCTCGCTGATTACGATGCTCCGATCCTGGTGATCACGATGGGCCGACGCGCGCACAGAAAGGGACCCAACAAGCGGAAGACCAGCTCCATAGCGGACCGCTCCCTGCTGCGAAGAGCCACCTCTCCCTCGTTCCAAGTAGGCAGAGGTGGCTTTTTCATATTCTGAGAGAGGAAAGTTGCGGCAATTTTGCTTGTTCCTTCATCGCCCGAGTTGTTATTTCGCCCTTCGCGTGAATTGCGCGGTAGGCCGGACTGACTGATTTCACCTGGGGTGGCGCATGAATCGAAGGACCAGCAGGGTCGGAAGCCTTCTGGGAGCGGTGGCGTTGCTGGCGGCGGCGGGGTGCGAGGGCTCGGTGGACAGCAGCACGGCAGTTGAGCGCGGTACCACGAGCCAGGCCGTCGTATCCGGTCCGGACTTCGTGGTGTCCTCGGTGACGGGGCCCGCCAGCGCCATGCCCGGGCAGCAGCTCACTGCCTCTGTGACGGTGTGCAACCAGGGTACGCAAGGGGGCAGCACCGGCGTGGAGGTGTACCTCTCGACGGACACCACCATCACTCCCATGGGTTCCACCGGGCCTTCGCCGGATTCCTACGTGGGCTCTGTCTCCTCCCAGTACTTCAACCCCGGCCAGTGCCAGACGCTGGCGGTGCAGGGCTCGGCGTACGTGCCCACCGAGGGTGGCTACTACCTGGGCGCGGTGGCGGATCCGCAGAACTCCGTGGTGGAGGTACTGGAGAACAACAACGCCAAGGCGGGCACCCGCATGGGCATCGGCAACAAGCCGGACTTCATCATCTCGGCGGTGACGGGGCCGGCCAGCTTCGTGTCGAGAAGCCCCGGGCAGCAGTTCACCGCCTCGGTGACGGTGTGCAACCAGGGCACTCAGGGTGGCAGCACCGGCGTGGAGGTGTACCTCTCGGCGGACACCACCATCACCCCCAACGGGCCGATGGGGCCTTCGCCGGACTCCTACGTGGGCTCTGTCTATTCGCAGTACCTCAACCCGAGCCAGTGTCAGACGCTGACGCTGCAGGGCTCGCCGTCCGTGCCCACCGAGGGCGCCTACTACCTGGGCGCCGTCGCGGACCCGTACAGCGACGTGGCCGAGCTGCTCGAGGACAACAACACCCGGGCAGGCACCCGCATGGGCATCGGCAGCAAGCCGGACTTCATCGTCTCGGCGGTGACGGGGCCGGCCAGCGCCCTGCCGGGCCAGCAGCTCACCGCCTCGGTGACGGTGTGCAACCAGGGTACCGTGGGGGGCAGCGCGCCGGTGGAGGTCTACCTCTCGGCGGACACCACCATCACTCCCAATGGGCCCACGGGGCCTTCGCCTGACTCCTTCGTGGGCTCCGTTCCCTCTCCGTACCTCAATGCCGGCCAATGCCAGACGCTGGCGGTGCAGGGCCCAGCGTACGTGCCCGCGGACGGCGCCTACTACCTGGGCGCGGTGGCGGATCCTCAGAGCTCCGTGGCCGAGCTGATCGAGGACAACAACACCAAGGCGGGCACCCGCCTGGGCATTGGCAACAAGCCGGACTTCATCGTCTCGGCGGTGACGGGGCCTGCCAGCGCCCCGTCCGGGCAGCAGTTCACTGCCTCTGTGACGGTGTGCAACCAGGGCACTCAGGGTGGCAGCACCAGCGTGGAGGTGTACCTCTCGGCGGACACCACCATCACGCCCAGCGGGCCCACGGGGCCTTCGCCGGACTCCTACGTGGGCTCTGTCTATTCGCAGTACCTCAACCCGAGCCAGTGTCAGACGCTGACGCTGCAGGGCTCGCCGTACGTGCCCACCGAGGGCGGCTTCTATCTGGGGGCGGTGGCGGATCCGCAGAACTCCGTGGCCGAGCTGATCGAGAGCAACAACACCAAGGCGGGCACCCGCATGGGCATTGGCAACAAGCCGGACTTCATCGTCTCGGCGGTGACGGGGCCGGCCAGCTTCGTGTCGAGAAGCCCCGGGCAGCAGTTCACCGCCTCGGTGACGGTGTGCAACCAGGGCACTCAGGGTGGCAGCACCGGCGTGGAGGTGTACCTCTCGGCGGACACCACCATCACCCCCAACGGGCCGATGGGGCCTTCGCCGGACTCCTACGTGGGCTCTGTCTATTCGCAGTACCTCAACCCGAGCCAGTGTCAGATGCTGACGCTGCAGGGCTCGCCGTCCGTGCCCACCGAGGGCGCCTACTACCTGGGCGCCGTCGCGGACCCGTACAGCGACGTGGCCGAGCTGCTCGAGGACAACAACACCCGGGCAGGCACCCGCATGGGCATCGGCAGCAAGCCGGACTTCATCGTCTCGGCGGTGACGGGGCCGGCCAGCGCCCTGCCGGGCCAGCAGCTCACCGCCTCGGTGACGGTGTGCAACCAGGGTACCGTGGGGGGCAGCGCGCCGGTGGAGGTCTACCTCTCGGCGGACACCACCATCACTCCCAATGGGCCGACCGGGCCTTCGCCTGACTCCTTCGTGGGCTCCGTTCCCTCTCCGTACCTCAATGCCGGCCAATGCCAGACACTGGCGGTGCAGGGCCCAGCGTACGTGCCCGCGGACGGCGCCTACTACCTGGGCGCGGTGGCGGATCCTCAGAGCTCCGTGGCCGAGCTGATCGAGGACAACAACACCAAGGCGGGCACCCGCCTGGGCATCGGTAACAAGCCGGACTTCGTGGTGTCAGCGGTGACGGGGCCGGCCAGCGCCCTGCCGGGCCAGCAGCTCACCGCCTCGGTGATGGTGTGCAACCAGGGCACTCAGGCGGGCACCACGTCGGTGGAAGTCTACCTCTCGGCGGATACCACCATCACGCCCAACGGGCCCACGGGGCCTTCGCCGGATGGCTTCCTGGGCAGTGCCGCTCCGCAGTACCTCACCGCGGGGCAGTGCAAGGCGCTGACGGTGCAGGGCTCGGCGTACGTGCCCGCGGACGGCACCTACTACCTGGGCGCGGTGGTGGATGGGCAGAACTCGCTGGCGGAGCTCATCGAGGACAACAACGCCAAGGCGGGCAACCGCATCGGCATTGGCAACAAGCCGGACTTCTTCGTCTCGGCGGTGTCGAGCGCGAGCACCGTGAAGCAGGGCCAGTCGCTCACGGCCTCGGTGACGGTGTGCAACCAGGGCACGCAGGCTGGGAGCACGGTGGTGGAAGTCTACCTGTCGGCGGACACCACCATCACTCCGAACGGCCCCATGGGCCCCTCGCCGGATGCCTTCCTGGGCTACAACTCCACGGCGACGCTGAGCGCGGGCCAGTGCCAGCTGCTGTCGGTGGTGGGCCCGGCGTACGTGCCCAACACGGGGGCGTACTACGTGGGGGCCGTGGTGGATCCGCAGAACGGCATGGTCGAGCTGTTCGAG
Proteins encoded in this region:
- a CDS encoding CARDB domain-containing protein, producing the protein MNRRTSRVGSLLGAVALLAAAGCEGSVDSSTAVERGTTSQAVVSGPDFVVSSVTGPASAMPGQQLTASVTVCNQGTQGGSTGVEVYLSTDTTITPMGSTGPSPDSYVGSVSSQYFNPGQCQTLAVQGSAYVPTEGGYYLGAVADPQNSVVEVLENNNAKAGTRMGIGNKPDFIISAVTGPASFVSRSPGQQFTASVTVCNQGTQGGSTGVEVYLSADTTITPNGPMGPSPDSYVGSVYSQYLNPSQCQTLTLQGSPSVPTEGAYYLGAVADPYSDVAELLEDNNTRAGTRMGIGSKPDFIVSAVTGPASALPGQQLTASVTVCNQGTVGGSAPVEVYLSADTTITPNGPTGPSPDSFVGSVPSPYLNAGQCQTLAVQGPAYVPADGAYYLGAVADPQSSVAELIEDNNTKAGTRLGIGNKPDFIVSAVTGPASAPSGQQFTASVTVCNQGTQGGSTSVEVYLSADTTITPSGPTGPSPDSYVGSVYSQYLNPSQCQTLTLQGSPYVPTEGGFYLGAVADPQNSVAELIESNNTKAGTRMGIGNKPDFIVSAVTGPASFVSRSPGQQFTASVTVCNQGTQGGSTGVEVYLSADTTITPNGPMGPSPDSYVGSVYSQYLNPSQCQMLTLQGSPSVPTEGAYYLGAVADPYSDVAELLEDNNTRAGTRMGIGSKPDFIVSAVTGPASALPGQQLTASVTVCNQGTVGGSAPVEVYLSADTTITPNGPTGPSPDSFVGSVPSPYLNAGQCQTLAVQGPAYVPADGAYYLGAVADPQSSVAELIEDNNTKAGTRLGIGNKPDFVVSAVTGPASALPGQQLTASVMVCNQGTQAGTTSVEVYLSADTTITPNGPTGPSPDGFLGSAAPQYLTAGQCKALTVQGSAYVPADGTYYLGAVVDGQNSLAELIEDNNAKAGNRIGIGNKPDFFVSAVSSASTVKQGQSLTASVTVCNQGTQAGSTVVEVYLSADTTITPNGPMGPSPDAFLGYNSTATLSAGQCQLLSVVGPAYVPNTGAYYVGAVVDPQNGMVELFEDNNARAGTLVTVTP
- the istA gene encoding IS21 family transposase, with the translated sequence MATERLSMRHIREVLRQKWVQKRSHREVASSLGISAGAVGSVLARATAAKLCWEQVEQMREEELEERLYGAAPKPAAQRPLPDPVYIHTERKKPGVTLELLHLEYLEKHPGGYRYMQFCEYYRQWLARHRLTMRQEHRAGEKLFVDYSGNKPHLVDATTGERVEVELFVAVLGASNYTYAEATRTQRGPDFIASHQRCFVYLGGVPGALVPDQLKSGVTRACRYEPGVQRTYEEFARHCGTVVLPARPRKAKVEVGVLVVQRWLLARLRHHTFFSLEALNERIGELLEDINNRKMRLYDASRRELFERLDKPALRPLPAEAFTYGEWKQVRVNIDYHVQVHHHFYSVPYALVHQVLEARVTATTVELYQRGERVASHVRSSRTDWTGSPRQRPKCSRSPPRRRTRTCAAATTTTDPHATHQPRA
- a CDS encoding DUF2381 family protein, whose protein sequence is MTDPGDHDRPIWVITMVRCTQVKVTVRFADGAAPASASFWLVGHASRGTRRVEVFRKPRPPDVCEKERDEAQAEARQCQEDKARLLAERQEPGGLMGAAWLERAGTITSQALVGSVREQPGNALGLEVTKSFSYTLSDETRPVSVAARLALKNPGAEPWTLAGAALVDKAGEEVELARWQEAPIPANGAGAIVVGIEGERAQLGCPCTLKLWEATGPRTVTLGTVTFPEGKAKGP
- the istB gene encoding IS21-like element helper ATPase IstB — encoded protein: MLNEPTMQKLHSLKLSALASEWERQQKDPELAKLSFDERLGMLVDAEWLHRENARTARCLREAKLRLSSASLEDLDYAPKRELDKSLVRQLGSCRWVAEHQNVVITGATGTGKTYLACALAQTACRKGYKALYRRAPRLFDELTLAHADGSYARVLARLAKVDVLVIDDWGLAPLEEQERRDMLEILEDRYGNRSTLMTSQLPTTKWHDHLGDPTVADAICDRVLHNSHRVMLKGPSRRKEESAEK